In Halodesulfovibrio sp. MK-HDV, a single window of DNA contains:
- the ptsP gene encoding phosphoenolpyruvate--protein phosphotransferase has product MVGIVLVSHSILLVEGIQAILGQMTQDAPPVVVAAGTGDDENPIGTDPIKILHAIKKAEQGDGVIVLMDFGSALISAEAAFDLLSEREQHNVFLSPAPFVEGALAATVQASLGAGVTTILEEVGAINRTKAKRLGVEDVGLYAATRNTDIPPARDRSEEISLIVPNQLGLHARPAARVAGTLGGYIAEVWLIRGADSANARSLNQMTMLTVQKGESIQFRAVGADAKDALSALLALASENFGDVDKPDFRLQGKNMLEGGIAAAPGSALGPIVWYRPEFPKIERKIVADAENQMVRLAEAIAMARIELSELEHMTSGNVDSAEEAEFFALHSMLLDDPYITCSAHDFITKSRYNAESAWAETIEKTMERYRTLQNEYVRGRAADVLDVGTRVLRALTEEEFRGPQLDEPAILVATDLGPSDMVNLDKNMVLGIVTQEGGATSHVAVFARALKIPAVAGVKTLIRPLLDGDIIGLNGSTGEVWISPDSRQRRALEMLRAQWDDHLQDVRSKAVEPAVTRDGKSVRVEVNVKSVDSIADAIQAGADGIGILRTEYLYLNRDSEPSEEEQYAAYSKAAALLNGEPLVISTADLGGENILPYLDKTSTERNVCFDKRGVRFSLAHRNLFLLQIKALLRTAAEYPIKILLPMVSQLTELREVYGVINEARAMLKKTSIPCVANIEVGVVIEVPSSVFLADQLAREADFFVLGGDDLARYVMVYDTKNSVLGTEYTELHPAILRIVRDIIRIAHEADIPVSVGGDITSNLQAVFVLVGLGIDSLAVSAASLEQTKDLIRTIVTSEAKELALEAMELPDANSVKSLIAMHCCTLYEI; this is encoded by the coding sequence ATGGTCGGTATTGTCTTAGTTTCTCACAGTATCCTTTTGGTAGAAGGGATTCAGGCTATCCTTGGTCAGATGACACAAGATGCGCCTCCTGTTGTTGTGGCTGCCGGAACGGGTGATGATGAAAATCCCATAGGCACAGATCCTATCAAAATTCTTCATGCTATCAAAAAAGCAGAGCAAGGTGACGGCGTTATTGTGCTTATGGACTTTGGCAGTGCTCTGATTAGTGCAGAAGCTGCCTTCGATCTTTTGTCAGAAAGAGAGCAGCATAATGTTTTTTTAAGCCCTGCACCATTTGTGGAAGGGGCCTTGGCTGCGACTGTTCAAGCGTCTTTAGGGGCTGGAGTTACAACCATACTTGAGGAAGTAGGAGCTATTAACCGCACAAAAGCAAAGCGCCTTGGGGTAGAAGACGTTGGGCTTTATGCTGCGACAAGAAATACTGACATTCCACCGGCAAGAGATAGGAGCGAAGAAATTTCATTGATAGTCCCGAACCAGCTCGGACTGCACGCACGTCCTGCCGCCCGTGTTGCGGGGACGCTTGGCGGGTATATTGCGGAGGTCTGGCTTATTCGAGGAGCTGACAGCGCTAATGCTCGTTCATTGAACCAGATGACAATGCTGACTGTACAAAAAGGTGAAAGTATTCAATTTCGTGCAGTCGGGGCAGATGCAAAAGACGCTCTTTCTGCTTTGCTGGCGCTTGCCAGTGAGAACTTTGGTGATGTGGATAAACCTGATTTTCGCTTACAGGGAAAAAATATGTTGGAAGGTGGTATTGCGGCGGCACCGGGGAGTGCTCTTGGACCTATTGTCTGGTATCGCCCTGAATTTCCAAAAATTGAACGGAAGATAGTTGCGGATGCTGAAAACCAAATGGTGCGTCTGGCAGAAGCTATTGCAATGGCGCGTATTGAGCTGTCTGAACTGGAGCATATGACGTCCGGTAATGTGGACTCCGCCGAAGAAGCAGAATTTTTTGCTTTGCATAGTATGTTGTTGGATGACCCGTACATTACGTGCTCAGCGCATGATTTTATTACAAAGTCGCGATACAATGCAGAATCTGCATGGGCGGAAACAATAGAAAAGACAATGGAGCGCTACCGCACCTTGCAGAATGAATATGTTCGCGGCAGAGCCGCGGATGTGCTTGATGTTGGTACTCGTGTTCTTAGGGCATTAACAGAAGAAGAATTTCGTGGCCCTCAGTTAGACGAACCAGCTATTCTTGTGGCAACTGATCTTGGGCCTTCAGATATGGTTAATCTGGATAAGAATATGGTGCTCGGGATTGTTACACAGGAAGGCGGCGCAACGTCTCATGTTGCTGTTTTTGCTCGTGCTTTAAAAATTCCTGCTGTTGCCGGAGTTAAAACCTTAATTCGCCCATTGCTGGACGGAGACATCATCGGTCTTAACGGCTCCACTGGAGAGGTTTGGATTTCACCTGATTCCAGACAGCGTAGAGCATTGGAAATGTTGCGAGCTCAGTGGGATGATCATTTGCAGGATGTTCGATCTAAAGCAGTAGAGCCTGCGGTTACCCGCGACGGTAAGAGCGTGCGAGTAGAGGTGAATGTTAAATCGGTAGATAGCATTGCGGATGCAATACAGGCTGGCGCAGATGGTATTGGCATTTTGCGTACAGAGTATTTGTATTTGAATAGAGACAGTGAGCCTTCTGAGGAAGAACAATATGCCGCGTATTCAAAAGCAGCCGCGTTGCTGAATGGCGAACCACTTGTTATTTCCACGGCAGACTTAGGTGGGGAAAACATTTTGCCATATCTGGATAAAACATCAACAGAGCGAAATGTTTGTTTCGATAAACGCGGTGTACGGTTCAGTCTCGCACATAGGAATCTATTTTTATTGCAGATTAAGGCACTTCTTAGAACTGCGGCAGAGTATCCGATAAAAATTTTGTTACCAATGGTCTCTCAACTTACAGAGCTGCGCGAAGTGTACGGTGTAATAAATGAAGCGCGTGCAATGTTGAAAAAAACTTCTATTCCCTGCGTGGCCAATATTGAAGTCGGCGTGGTTATCGAGGTTCCGTCATCAGTTTTTCTGGCAGATCAGTTGGCGCGTGAGGCAGATTTCTTTGTACTGGGAGGGGATGACCTAGCGCGCTATGTCATGGTGTATGATACTAAAAACTCTGTGCTGGGAACAGAATATACCGAACTGCATCCTGCCATATTGCGAATTGTACGTGATATCATACGAATTGCGCATGAAGCAGATATTCCAGTGAGTGTGGGCGGAGATATAACCAGCAACTTGCAGGCAGTGTTTGTTCTTGTTGGTCTGGGGATAGACTCCCTTGCAGTATCCGCTGCGTCTCTTGAGCAAACCAAGGATTTAAT